From Deinococcota bacterium, one genomic window encodes:
- a CDS encoding GDP-L-fucose synthase, which produces MENAKIYVAGHSGLVGSAIVRKLYASGCDNIITRPSSALDLRDQGAVTGFFARERPDYVILAAAKVGGILANSSYPAEFIYDNLMIATNVIHASHTHGVKKLLNLGSSCIYPKLAPQPLKEDYLLSGPLEPTNRAYAVAKIAAVELCDYYRSQYGCDFISAMPTNLYGPGDNFDLLSSHVLPALMRKMHEAKRAKSPTVEIWGSGKPMREFMYIEDMADACLFLMRSFSEPGPINVGTGKDLSIRDLALLIKDVVGYGGDLVFDSSKPDGTPRKLLDVSRLREAGWSAKVDLQEGVGRTYEWFLRHVEIPTS; this is translated from the coding sequence TTGGAGAACGCCAAGATCTATGTGGCGGGCCACAGCGGGCTGGTAGGCTCGGCCATCGTGCGCAAGCTCTATGCCTCGGGCTGTGATAACATCATCACCAGGCCGAGCAGCGCATTGGATCTGCGCGATCAGGGGGCCGTCACTGGGTTTTTTGCCAGAGAGCGCCCCGACTACGTCATCCTGGCGGCCGCCAAGGTCGGCGGTATCCTGGCCAACAGCTCCTATCCCGCCGAGTTCATCTACGACAACCTGATGATCGCCACCAACGTCATTCACGCCTCCCATACCCACGGGGTCAAGAAGCTGCTCAACCTGGGCAGCAGCTGCATCTACCCCAAGCTCGCCCCCCAACCCCTAAAAGAGGACTACCTGCTGTCGGGGCCTCTCGAGCCCACCAACAGGGCCTATGCCGTGGCGAAGATCGCCGCCGTCGAGCTCTGCGACTACTACCGGAGCCAGTACGGCTGTGATTTTATCTCGGCGATGCCGACCAACCTCTACGGGCCGGGGGACAACTTCGACCTGCTGAGCAGCCACGTGCTGCCTGCGCTGATGCGCAAGATGCACGAGGCCAAACGAGCCAAATCGCCGACCGTGGAGATCTGGGGCAGCGGCAAGCCCATGCGCGAGTTCATGTATATCGAGGACATGGCCGACGCCTGCCTCTTCCTCATGCGCTCCTTTTCGGAGCCCGGCCCCATCAACGTGGGCACGGGCAAGGACCTGAGCATCCGCGATCTGGCGCTGCTCATCAAGGATGTGGTCGGCTACGGGGGCGACCTGGTGTTCGACTCGAGCAAGCCCGACGGCACGCCGCGCAAGCTCCTCGACGTTTCCCGCCTGCGCGAGGCGGGCTGGTCGGCCAAGGTCGATCTCCAGGAGGGCGTCGGCCGCACCTATGAATGGTTCTTGCGGCATGTCGAAATACCAACTTCATAA